In Carya illinoinensis cultivar Pawnee chromosome 9, C.illinoinensisPawnee_v1, whole genome shotgun sequence, the following are encoded in one genomic region:
- the LOC122276559 gene encoding protein OCTOPUS, protein MNPNTTEAAAAAASAALPPLPPQPHRPSTSCDRHPDEHFTGFCPSCLCERLAVLDPNSSSSASSSRRPPTSSTAAALKAIFKPSGGGGGPSSSANRNRNGTATGASSSFFPELRRTKSFSASKNEGFSGVFEPQRKSCDVRVRNTLWSLFTLDDERNPYKKKDQQGPSTSAWAAPDIEVDARHSLLASSSVQQGPVVLFESKEEDEDEDGDEDDNDSEEDQYEDEIRVSQETNIPNVAAVEERVQEIVEEEEEEPEPEPEREPEAEPELEEEQKTEELKTMKDHIDLDSQTKKPSGRDFKEIAGSFWSAASVFSKKLQQWRQKQKLKKRRNGGGSATLPVEKPIGRQFRETQSEIADYGFGRRSCDTDPRFSLDAGRISFDASRISLDDPRCSFDEARASWDGYLIGRTFPRMPPMLSVVEDAPVHVLRSDTQIPVEEPAMDAINEDETALPGGSAQTRDYYSDSSSRRRRSLDRSNSIRKTAAAVVAEIDELKSVSNAKVSPATTTDYFLPGPKLVASDRVLRDSNSNSLRDDCSETFEMGLRDTASVVGNGERKGSSKKSKRWSKAWNIWGFIHRRGGNKDEDEDNGYARANGVERSLSESWPELRGERNGEGRGAFNPKVFRSNSSVSWRNSHNFGGSFGSARKNGLEGNGNGKKKRDDQFVLERNRSARYSPTNIDNGLLRFYLTPMRSSWRSGLGKSRSNHAHSITRSVLRLY, encoded by the coding sequence ATGAATCCCAACACCAccgaagcagcagcagcagcagcatcaGCAGCACTACCTCCATTACCCCCGCAGCCACACCGACCCTCCACATCCTGCGACCGCCACCCCGACGAGCATTTCACAGGCTTCTGCCCCTCATGCCTCTGCGAGCGTCTCGCGGTCCTCGATCCCAATTCCTCCTCTTCCGCATCTTCCTCTCGCAGACCCCCCACCTCCTCCACCGCCGCCGCCCTTAAAGCCATCTTCAAACCCTCCGGCGGCGGCGGCGGACCCTCTTCTTCTGCCAACCGCAACAGGAACGGAACTGCCACCGGTGCTTCTTCTTCGTTCTTTCCCGAGCTTCGGCGAACCAAGTCGTTCTCGGCCTCCAAGAACGAAGGCTTCTCCGGGGTTTTCGAGCCCCAGAGAAAGTCCTGCGACGTTAGGGTCCGGAACACCCTCTGGTCCCTCTTCACTCTCGACGACGAGCGCAACCCTTATAAGAAAAAAGACCAACAAGGTCCTTCTACTTCTGCTTGGGCTGCTCCTGACATTGAGGTCGACGCTAGACATTCATTGTTAGCTTCTTCCAGTGTTCAACAAGGTCCCGTCGTCTTATTCGAGTCCAAAGAAGAGGACGAGGACGAGGACGGGGACGAGGACGATAACGACAGCGAGGAAGATCAGTACGAGGACGAGATTAGGGTTTCCCAGGAGACAAACATTCCAAATGTAGCTGCAGTTGAAGAAAGAGTTCAAGAAATTgtagaggaggaagaggaagagccAGAGCCAGAACCAGAGCGAGAGCCAGAAGCAGAACCAGAACTAGAAGAGGAACAAAAAACCGAGGAGCTGAAAACCATGAAGGACCACATAGATCTCGATTCGCAAACCAAGAAACCTTCTGGGAGAGATTTCAAAGAAATTGCCGGCAGTTTCTGGTCGGCCGCTTCGGTATTCAGCAAGAAATTGCAGCAATGGAGGCAAAAGCAGAAGCTCAAGAAGcgcagaaacggcggtgggtCAGCCACATTGCCCGTTGAGAAGCCCATTGGCCGCCAGTTCAGGGAAACCCAGTCAGAGATTGCGGATTATGGATTCGGCCGGCGATCCTGCGATACTGATCCAAGGTTCTCCCTTGATGCGGGTCGTATATCTTTCGATGCCAGTCGGATATCGCTCGACGATCCGCGGTGTTCCTTTGACGAGGCTCGAGCCTCTTGGGATGGGTATTTAATCGGCAGGACCTTCCCGAGAATGCCCCCAATGCTCTCGGTGGTCGAGGACGCTCCAGTCCATGTTTTGAGGTCCGATACACAGATTCCAGTCGAAGAACCGGCAATGGATGCGATCAATGAGGACGAGACTGCCTTGCCGGGTGGATCGGCGCAGACGAGGGACTATTATTCGGACTCCTCGTCGAGGCGGAGGAGGAGCCTGGACAGGTCAAATTCGATCAGGAAGACTGCGGCCGCAGTGGTGGCTGAGATCGACGAACTGAAGTCGGTTTCGAATGCGAAGGTGTCTCCTGCCACCACCACGGATTACTTCCTCCCTGGACCCAAGTTGGTAGCGTCCGATAGAGTTTTGAGGGACTCGAACTCGAATTCTCTGCGGGACGATTGCTCCGAGACATTCGAAATGGGGTTAAGAGACACTGCTTCCGTGGTTGGAAATGGTGAAAGGAAAGGGTCTTCCAAGAAGTCAAAGAGGTGGAGTAAGGCGTGGAACATTTGGGGTTTTATACACCGGCGAGGTGGGAACaaagatgaggatgaggatAATGGGTATGCTAGAGCAAATGGGGTGGAGAGATCGCTTTCTGAATCTTGGCCCGAGTTGAGAGGGGAACGCAACGGGGAAGGGAGAGGTGCTTTCAACCCAAAGGTGTTTCGAAGCAATAGCAGTGTCAGCTGGCGGAATTCACATAACTTTGGTGGGTCTTTTGGCAGCGCAAGGAAGAATGGTCTGGAGGGAAATGGGAACGGGAAAAAGAAGAGGGATGATCAGTTTGTGTTGGAGCGGAATCGGAGTGCAAGATATTCACCAACCAACATCGATAATGGTCTGTTGCGGTTCTACTTGACGCCAATGAGAAGCAGCTGGAGAAGTGGGTTGGGGAAAAGTAGGTCGAATCACGCACATTCTATTACGAGAAGCGTTTTGCGATTGTACTGA